The proteins below are encoded in one region of Casimicrobium huifangae:
- the lolA gene encoding outer membrane lipoprotein chaperone LolA produces MKSTVTVAAVLLLGSTVFAQAPASALTDFRSYTRDLQSLAGTFTQEVRDKSGRVSRQSSGSFAIARPGKFRFIYEKPYKQTIVSDGTTVWLYDEDLNQVTIRKLGDTVSEQPLALLLDPTAADKLFELKALDPAGSIGYVEAKSKKADAPFTDLRVAMVALQPKELTWRDALQNANTIRFGDLAKNGKLGADAFSFAPPKGADVLKQ; encoded by the coding sequence ATGAAATCTACCGTCACTGTTGCTGCCGTACTGTTACTCGGCAGCACTGTCTTCGCGCAAGCGCCGGCCAGTGCGCTCACTGACTTCCGTTCGTACACGCGCGATCTGCAGTCGCTTGCGGGCACCTTCACGCAGGAAGTGCGCGACAAGAGCGGTCGCGTCAGCCGGCAGTCGTCCGGGAGCTTTGCCATCGCGCGGCCGGGCAAATTCCGCTTTATCTACGAGAAACCGTACAAGCAGACCATCGTCAGCGATGGCACCACGGTGTGGCTGTATGACGAAGACCTCAATCAGGTCACCATCCGCAAGCTGGGTGACACGGTCAGCGAGCAGCCTTTGGCGCTTTTGCTGGACCCGACCGCTGCCGATAAACTGTTCGAGCTGAAAGCGTTGGACCCGGCGGGATCGATTGGCTACGTCGAGGCGAAGTCAAAGAAGGCAGACGCGCCGTTCACTGACCTGCGGGTGGCGATGGTGGCCTTGCAGCCGAAAGAGCTCACCTGGCGCGATGCGCTGCAGAATGCCAACACTATCCGCTTCGGCGATCTGGCGAAGAACGGCAAGCTCGGTGCTGATGCCTTTTCGTTCGCGCCGCCCAAGGGCGCTGACGTCCTCAAGCAATAG
- the rho gene encoding transcription termination factor Rho, with amino-acid sequence MNLAELKAKSAAELLEIATAHELENANRFRKHDLIFALLKQQAKKGESIRGSGVLEVLPDGFGFLRSPEASYLAGTDDIYISPSQIRRFNLHTGDSIEGEIRTPKEGERYFALTKLDSVNGLPPEAGKNKVLFENLTPLFPDEPLKLEREIKAEENITGRVIDIVAPIGKGQRGLLVAPPKSGKTVMLQHVAHAIASNHPDVVLIVLLIDERPEEVTDMQRTVRGEVVASTFDEPATRHVQVAEMVIEKAKRLVEHKKDVVILLDSITRLARAYNTVMPSSGKVLTGGVEANALQRPKRFFGAARNIEEGGSLTIIATALIDTGSRMDDVIYEEFKGTGNMEIHMDRRMAEKRVYPAINIGRSGTRREELLLEPSVLQKTWILRKLFSEMDEIEAMEKLQKHMRETKNNKEFFEAMTRAR; translated from the coding sequence ATGAATCTCGCTGAACTCAAAGCCAAATCCGCCGCCGAACTCCTCGAAATCGCGACCGCTCACGAGCTGGAAAACGCGAACCGCTTCCGCAAACATGACCTGATCTTCGCCCTGCTCAAGCAGCAGGCCAAGAAGGGCGAAAGCATCCGCGGCTCCGGCGTGCTCGAAGTCCTGCCCGACGGCTTCGGCTTCCTGCGTTCGCCCGAGGCGAGCTACCTGGCCGGCACCGACGACATCTATATTTCACCGTCGCAGATCCGCCGTTTCAACCTGCACACCGGCGACTCGATTGAGGGCGAAATCCGCACCCCGAAAGAAGGCGAGCGCTATTTCGCGCTCACCAAGCTCGACAGCGTCAACGGCCTGCCCCCCGAGGCCGGCAAGAACAAGGTGCTGTTCGAAAACCTGACGCCGCTGTTCCCCGACGAGCCGCTCAAGCTCGAGCGCGAGATCAAGGCCGAAGAAAACATCACCGGCCGCGTGATCGACATCGTGGCGCCGATCGGCAAGGGCCAGCGCGGCCTGCTGGTCGCCCCGCCGAAGTCCGGCAAGACCGTCATGCTGCAGCACGTGGCGCACGCCATCGCCAGCAACCATCCCGACGTCGTGCTGATCGTGCTGCTCATCGACGAGCGCCCCGAAGAAGTGACCGACATGCAGCGCACCGTGCGCGGCGAGGTCGTCGCATCCACCTTCGACGAGCCCGCGACGCGCCACGTGCAGGTCGCCGAGATGGTCATCGAAAAGGCCAAGCGCCTGGTCGAACACAAGAAAGACGTGGTGATCCTGCTCGACTCGATCACCCGCCTGGCCCGCGCCTACAACACCGTGATGCCGTCGAGCGGCAAGGTGCTGACCGGCGGCGTTGAGGCCAACGCGCTGCAGCGCCCCAAGCGCTTCTTCGGCGCGGCGCGCAACATTGAGGAAGGCGGCAGCCTGACCATCATCGCCACGGCGCTGATCGATACCGGCAGCCGCATGGACGATGTGATCTACGAAGAATTCAAGGGCACCGGCAACATGGAAATCCACATGGATCGCCGCATGGCCGAAAAGCGTGTCTACCCGGCGATCAACATCGGCCGCTCGGGCACCCGCCGCGAAGAGCTGCTGCTCGAGCCGAGCGTGCTGCAAAAGACCTGGATCCTGCGCAAGCTGTTCTCCGAAATGGACGAGATCGAGGCGATGGAAAAGCTGCAGAAGCACATGCGCGAGACCAAGAACAACAAGGAGTTCTTCGAGGCGATGACGCGGGCGCGCTAG
- a CDS encoding c-type cytochrome, which produces MKRFALLIAALGWAGANGALAQAPQGDAKAGAQKIQMCQGCHGIEGWRTAFPEVYHVPKIAGQHSTYFVNALKAYKSGERKHPSMRGIAASLSDKDMADLAAYYAEAK; this is translated from the coding sequence ATGAAACGCTTCGCGTTGTTGATTGCCGCGCTCGGCTGGGCTGGCGCTAACGGAGCCCTCGCCCAGGCGCCGCAAGGTGACGCCAAGGCAGGCGCTCAAAAGATCCAGATGTGCCAGGGATGTCACGGCATTGAAGGCTGGCGCACTGCCTTCCCCGAGGTCTACCACGTGCCCAAGATCGCTGGCCAGCATTCGACTTATTTCGTCAATGCGCTGAAGGCTTACAAATCGGGTGAACGCAAGCATCCGAGCATGCGCGGCATCGCTGCCAGCCTGTCGGACAAAGACATGGCCGATCTTGCCGCCTATTACGCGGAGGCCAAATAA
- a CDS encoding sensor domain-containing diguanylate cyclase: MSRMFSSLRAALLIPFVGVVILVAVSISLLSYQTGLKAVDELSEQLLLDISNRVTQATSRHLASSSVVLNAVAPDVAAAGNAPRHSDLVPDLLPQFEQRMWIAANLYPGNEGYIYYGSHKGEFVGLNRKADGDYELRWRELGTAQRTIYTTHGPGLRDAVLRTDNYDPRARPWFAEATQRGSLTWSSVYVDFTTRALTVTLAKPVFNQQRAQRGVVATDIPLTALTEFVRGLQVSRTGVAFIVERDGTLIATSTPEALFGDNPGQPVRLRASESTNPLVRRAWEQLRANVEPTRSTVRGVEIARYSFDGDDGRVHMSATAQRDSAGLDWTMVVAVPRSDHMGNVQRTILQNVAIGLAAVGLAIALGLWIMHRVTSDVRRLSEATRLLARGQSPERLFKGRSDELGVIARAMEDFKDGLLVDPLTGALTRATFEKRFAALISQQPDATLAIVFVDLDRFKLVNDEHGHAVGDAVLAVCAQRIASAMRRDDVLARYGGDEFVLMLSGIPSDEALDAQLARLTAALDQPVAIAGIEVTAGGSCGSALYPRDGRTLEQLVKVADARMYGVKKARTGRR; encoded by the coding sequence ATGTCTCGAATGTTTTCGTCGTTGCGCGCTGCCTTGCTGATCCCGTTCGTCGGGGTGGTGATACTGGTGGCAGTTTCGATTTCGCTGCTGTCGTACCAGACTGGTCTCAAGGCCGTCGATGAACTCTCAGAGCAGTTGCTGCTGGATATTTCCAACCGAGTGACGCAGGCGACCAGCCGCCATCTGGCCAGCTCGTCCGTGGTGCTGAATGCGGTCGCACCCGACGTAGCGGCAGCCGGTAACGCCCCCAGACATTCCGATCTGGTGCCCGACTTGCTGCCACAGTTCGAGCAGCGCATGTGGATCGCGGCCAACCTGTATCCGGGCAACGAGGGCTACATCTATTACGGCTCCCACAAAGGCGAATTCGTCGGCCTCAACCGCAAGGCCGATGGCGACTATGAGCTGCGCTGGCGCGAGCTTGGCACTGCGCAACGGACGATCTACACCACCCACGGGCCTGGCCTGCGTGATGCCGTGTTGCGCACCGACAACTACGACCCGCGCGCCCGGCCCTGGTTCGCCGAGGCCACGCAGCGCGGCTCCCTGACCTGGTCGTCGGTCTATGTCGATTTCACGACGCGGGCGTTGACGGTAACGCTGGCAAAACCGGTATTCAACCAGCAGCGGGCCCAGCGCGGTGTGGTCGCCACCGATATCCCGCTGACAGCGCTGACTGAATTCGTCCGCGGGCTGCAGGTCAGCCGTACTGGCGTGGCGTTTATCGTGGAACGTGACGGCACGCTGATCGCCACCTCGACGCCGGAAGCCCTGTTCGGCGACAACCCGGGGCAGCCGGTTCGCCTGCGTGCCAGCGAGAGCACCAACCCGCTCGTGCGGCGGGCGTGGGAGCAGTTGCGCGCCAACGTCGAGCCCACCCGCAGCACGGTGCGCGGCGTCGAGATTGCGCGCTACTCATTCGATGGTGACGACGGTCGCGTGCACATGAGCGCCACTGCGCAACGCGACAGCGCCGGACTGGACTGGACGATGGTGGTCGCAGTGCCGCGCTCCGACCATATGGGCAACGTGCAGCGCACCATCCTGCAAAACGTCGCCATTGGTCTGGCCGCCGTCGGGCTGGCCATCGCGCTCGGGCTCTGGATCATGCACCGCGTCACCAGCGACGTGCGGCGGCTGTCGGAGGCCACCCGCCTGCTGGCCCGCGGGCAATCGCCGGAGCGGCTGTTCAAGGGGCGCAGTGATGAGCTGGGCGTGATTGCGCGGGCGATGGAGGACTTCAAGGACGGGCTACTGGTGGACCCGCTGACCGGCGCCCTGACCCGGGCCACCTTCGAGAAGCGCTTTGCTGCGCTGATCAGTCAACAGCCCGATGCCACGCTGGCCATCGTGTTCGTCGATCTTGACCGCTTCAAATTGGTCAACGACGAGCATGGGCACGCGGTGGGTGACGCGGTACTGGCTGTCTGTGCGCAGCGCATCGCCTCGGCAATGCGTCGTGACGACGTGCTCGCGCGCTATGGTGGCGATGAATTCGTGCTGATGCTGTCGGGCATTCCGTCCGATGAAGCGCTTGACGCCCAGCTCGCACGGCTGACCGCCGCGCTGGACCAGCCGGTCGCAATCGCCGGCATCGAAGTCACCGCCGGTGGCTCCTGCGGCAGCGCGCTCTACCCGCGCGATGGGCGCACGCTGGAGCAACTGGTGAAGGTGGCGGATGCCCGGATGTACGGCGTGAAAAAGGCACGTACGGGGCGGCGCTAA
- a CDS encoding c-type cytochrome: MNKLLASILAVAAAGAVQAADVAAGAAKAKEVCAACHQADGNSTDPNNPRLAGQHRDYIAKALRDYKSGERNNAIMGGFAKALSKQDIENLSAYFASQKSALAAKY, encoded by the coding sequence ATGAACAAGCTTCTCGCATCGATCCTCGCGGTGGCTGCTGCTGGCGCTGTGCAAGCAGCTGACGTGGCTGCTGGCGCTGCCAAGGCCAAGGAAGTGTGCGCGGCCTGCCATCAGGCTGATGGCAACAGCACTGACCCCAACAATCCTCGGCTGGCCGGCCAACATCGCGACTACATCGCCAAGGCCCTGCGCGACTACAAGTCCGGCGAGCGCAACAATGCCATCATGGGCGGTTTTGCCAAGGCGCTGAGCAAGCAGGACATCGAGAATCTGTCAGCCTATTTCGCGTCGCAGAAATCTGCGCTGGCGGCCAAGTACTGA
- a CDS encoding DNA translocase FtsK, with product MFERLKSLLIRPPANRRNRGARAARSASPASARLEALRRWIVWLLLLAAWIAAAVALLGYQSADPAWSTSGRATSVRNWLGPLGAWVSDIAYFVFGATVWWLLAFAALAIWRAMPRVSLFRPQADEADETGDWAPGLSLPWRLGGLALLIACSSALEAVAMHRWFAGLPQGGGGALGQSLGFPLLKLVGFVPATLLLIVLIFVAVTLAFAIPWLDLSERVGALLLDGFAGWRARREETREIKRDFEIAAPEVELRDLYVQEETRRVEQHEPIRIVETFEPVVLSERVEREKQTTLFAEMPDSTLPQLALLEPVPRDQPVVSAETLEFTSRLIERKLAEFNVPVKVLAAYPGPVITRYEIEPDVGVKGNSIVNLAKDLARAMSVMSIRVVETIPGKSCMGLEVPNPQRQSVGLIEILGSAVYNDSSSLLTMGLGKDIAGRPVVADLGRMPHCLVAGTTGSGKSVGINQMILSLLYKAEPREVRLMLIDPKMLELSIYEGIPHLLCPVVTDMKLAANGLNWCVNEMERRYRLLSHAGVRQLSSFNQKVREAKAKGSPLTNPFSLTPDEPEPLEELPFIVVVIDELADLMMVAGKKIEELIARLAQKARAAGIHLVLATQRPSVDVITGLIKANVPTRIAFQVASKIDSRTILDQMGAEALLGRGDMLYMLGGTGVPNRVHGAFVTDDEVHRVVEHWKAQAPAQYIEGVLEGTDAETLNEINGDGSNDGEKDPRFDEAVAAVVESRQASISYVQRRLRIGYNGAARLIEAMEQAGIVSRPNAMGKREVLAPKREE from the coding sequence ATGTTTGAACGACTGAAGAGTCTGCTGATTCGGCCGCCGGCCAATCGCCGCAACCGTGGCGCGCGCGCCGCGCGTAGCGCATCGCCGGCATCGGCGCGGCTGGAGGCGCTGCGCCGCTGGATTGTGTGGTTGCTGTTGCTCGCGGCGTGGATTGCCGCCGCAGTAGCGCTGCTCGGCTACCAGTCGGCAGACCCGGCCTGGTCTACCAGCGGTCGTGCCACCAGCGTTCGCAATTGGCTGGGCCCGCTTGGCGCCTGGGTCAGCGACATTGCTTATTTTGTTTTCGGCGCCACGGTCTGGTGGCTGCTTGCTTTTGCCGCGCTGGCGATCTGGCGCGCCATGCCACGGGTGTCGTTGTTCCGCCCACAGGCGGACGAGGCCGACGAGACGGGTGATTGGGCGCCGGGATTGTCACTCCCGTGGCGCCTCGGCGGGCTGGCGCTGCTTATTGCCTGCAGCAGTGCGCTGGAGGCGGTTGCCATGCACCGCTGGTTTGCCGGATTGCCGCAGGGCGGCGGCGGTGCGCTCGGGCAAAGCCTTGGCTTTCCACTGCTCAAACTGGTTGGTTTCGTACCGGCGACGCTGCTGCTGATTGTGTTGATCTTCGTTGCCGTCACGCTGGCGTTTGCCATTCCGTGGCTTGATCTCAGCGAGCGCGTCGGCGCCTTGCTGCTGGATGGCTTCGCGGGCTGGCGTGCCCGACGCGAGGAAACACGCGAGATCAAGCGCGACTTTGAGATCGCAGCGCCGGAAGTCGAACTGCGCGATCTATATGTTCAGGAAGAAACGCGCCGAGTCGAGCAGCACGAGCCGATCCGGATCGTCGAGACCTTCGAGCCGGTGGTGCTGTCCGAACGTGTTGAACGCGAAAAGCAGACCACGCTGTTCGCCGAGATGCCGGATTCGACGCTGCCGCAGCTCGCGCTGCTGGAGCCGGTGCCGAGAGACCAGCCGGTGGTGTCGGCCGAGACGCTCGAGTTCACCTCGCGCCTCATCGAACGCAAGCTCGCCGAGTTCAATGTACCGGTCAAGGTGCTCGCGGCCTATCCCGGCCCCGTCATCACGCGCTACGAGATCGAGCCCGATGTGGGCGTCAAGGGTAATTCGATCGTCAATCTCGCCAAGGATCTCGCCCGCGCCATGAGCGTGATGAGCATCCGTGTGGTCGAGACCATCCCCGGCAAGTCCTGCATGGGCCTCGAAGTGCCGAATCCGCAGCGGCAGTCGGTCGGTCTGATCGAAATTCTCGGCAGTGCGGTTTACAACGATTCGTCGAGCCTGCTCACGATGGGCCTCGGCAAGGACATCGCGGGCCGCCCGGTGGTTGCCGATCTCGGCCGCATGCCGCACTGCCTGGTCGCGGGCACCACGGGTTCGGGTAAGTCGGTGGGCATCAACCAGATGATCCTCTCGCTGCTCTATAAGGCGGAGCCGCGCGAAGTGCGGCTGATGCTGATCGATCCGAAGATGCTGGAGCTTTCGATCTACGAGGGCATTCCGCATCTGCTGTGTCCGGTCGTGACCGACATGAAGCTCGCGGCCAACGGCCTCAACTGGTGCGTCAACGAGATGGAGCGGCGCTACCGGCTGCTGTCGCATGCGGGCGTGCGGCAGCTCTCCAGTTTCAATCAGAAAGTACGCGAAGCCAAGGCGAAAGGTTCGCCGCTGACCAATCCGTTCTCGCTGACGCCTGACGAGCCCGAGCCACTCGAAGAATTGCCGTTCATCGTGGTGGTGATCGACGAGCTGGCCGACCTGATGATGGTCGCCGGCAAGAAGATCGAGGAATTGATCGCCCGGCTCGCCCAGAAGGCGCGCGCTGCGGGCATCCATCTGGTGCTGGCGACGCAGCGGCCGTCAGTGGATGTGATCACCGGCCTGATCAAGGCCAACGTGCCGACGCGCATCGCGTTCCAGGTGGCAAGCAAGATCGACAGCCGCACGATCCTCGACCAGATGGGTGCCGAGGCGCTGCTGGGCCGTGGTGACATGCTCTACATGCTCGGTGGCACTGGCGTGCCGAACCGCGTGCACGGTGCCTTCGTGACCGACGACGAGGTGCATCGTGTCGTCGAACACTGGAAGGCGCAGGCGCCGGCGCAATACATCGAGGGCGTGCTCGAAGGCACCGACGCCGAGACGCTGAACGAAATCAATGGCGATGGGTCGAACGATGGTGAAAAAGATCCGCGCTTCGACGAAGCGGTTGCCGCCGTGGTGGAGAGCCGCCAGGCCAGCATCAGCTACGTGCAGCGCCGTCTGCGCATTGGCTACAACGGCGCCGCGCGGTTGATCGAGGCGATGGAGCAGGCCGGCATCGTGAGCCGCCCCAATGCGATGGGCAAACGCGAAGTGCTGGCACCGAAGCGGGAAGAATGA
- the trxA gene encoding thioredoxin TrxA, translated as MSENITHVTDATFSDDVLKSDTPVLVDFWAEWCGPCKMIAPVLEEVAVSHAGKIKIAKVDVDDNREVAAKYGIRGIPTLLLFKNGELAAQKVGALSKAQLTAFVDSNV; from the coding sequence ATGAGCGAAAACATCACCCACGTTACCGACGCCACCTTCAGCGACGACGTACTCAAGTCCGATACGCCCGTGCTGGTTGATTTCTGGGCGGAGTGGTGCGGCCCGTGCAAGATGATTGCGCCGGTGCTGGAAGAAGTCGCCGTGTCGCACGCCGGCAAGATCAAAATCGCCAAGGTCGATGTCGATGACAACCGGGAAGTGGCCGCCAAGTACGGAATCCGTGGCATTCCGACGCTGCTGCTGTTCAAAAACGGTGAACTGGCCGCGCAAAAGGTTGGCGCGCTGTCGAAGGCCCAACTGACCGCTTTTGTTGACAGCAACGTCTAA
- a CDS encoding outer membrane beta-barrel protein, producing MKLRNPSLLRTSVVAAGLLLTATAFAQQKSPFYAGFGVGAAMTDGDYSGQVFSATPPVDPLLFRVNSASLNNGSRFGGRIYAGYQFTPQLAAELGYTDFGSRRSSYEVFGSTANYFVRGDFKASGVSLDLVGRLPVAKDLSLNARVGVMETSLKYSDSDGFSAPNTRQARLHLGVGAAWQFAPNMAATLDYQRVNGVGKTFAWTATDTKANGRLNYNLISAGLRFDF from the coding sequence ATGAAGCTTCGTAACCCCTCCCTCCTTCGAACCTCCGTCGTTGCCGCCGGTTTGTTGCTGACCGCGACTGCTTTTGCGCAACAAAAGAGCCCGTTCTACGCCGGGTTCGGTGTTGGCGCCGCCATGACCGATGGCGACTACAGCGGGCAGGTTTTTTCTGCGACTCCGCCCGTGGATCCGCTTTTGTTCCGCGTTAACAGCGCTTCGCTCAACAATGGTTCCCGCTTTGGGGGCCGGATTTACGCCGGCTATCAATTCACGCCGCAACTCGCCGCCGAACTTGGCTACACCGACTTCGGCAGCCGCCGTTCCAGTTACGAAGTATTCGGGTCGACTGCCAACTACTTCGTCCGTGGCGATTTCAAGGCATCCGGCGTGTCGCTTGATCTGGTAGGCCGCCTCCCGGTGGCCAAGGACCTTTCTCTCAACGCCCGCGTCGGCGTGATGGAAACCAGTCTCAAGTACAGCGACTCCGACGGCTTCAGCGCGCCGAATACCCGGCAGGCCCGCCTGCATCTTGGCGTGGGCGCAGCCTGGCAGTTCGCCCCCAACATGGCCGCAACGCTCGACTACCAGCGCGTGAACGGTGTCGGCAAGACCTTTGCGTGGACGGCGACGGACACCAAAGCGAATGGGCGCCTGAACTACAACCTCATTTCTGCGGGTTTGCGTTTCGACTTCTAG
- a CDS encoding serine/threonine-protein kinase gives MSEQPPSAPSTSSVDVVSEAERERWQRVSDIVADALEITDPARRRAFVEAACGDDSALNAEVGQFLRLADSDAHTLERTQVAQQVRDALAQGLGPDGADKPEVAWIGRRLGAWEIVAEIARGGMGAVFKAVRADDAYQQDVAIKLIRDGRERPDVVERFVAERQILASLDHPNIARLLDGGSTAEGLPYFVMEYVDGEPITQYAQARALPLGQRLALFEAVCAAVQFAHQRLVVHRDLKPGNILVTKDGVVKLLDFGIAKLVEADTGAALVTQQVMTPAYASPEQVRGEAVTTATDIYALGVVLYELLTGTSPYRARSTQPLDLAREICERSPDVPSSALTPTLVSGAATPALPSAALRRLRNGVRGDLDNIVLMALRKEPERRYASAEQLADDVRRYRARLPVRARADTFGYRTSRFVSRNRWAVSFAALAVVGLLGGIAATAWQAREARLAQARAERHFADVRTLVNGFIFKFFDQLQEIPGTRAVQKEMVDTGAEYLSALAKDSASDPALALEAAKGFINLAKVQSRDLADAKSQAALLQRALALIGQAAANGADAMQRIRLELAARTELAAALVNASDAREAGVQRAAAISLARTAVTFAANESMQLARADALIEAARLGAVDVPSAERWSLAQEALAIHRELAQRRLAADLHAEVEGKRAITTLYVATVASEHAPPEIAKATARQLGDEAVRAFEALNFARPGQVGTLANLAFATSMAAELAREAGDLNGARNGFRRAREHAQALARLEPNLAQAKLNSVAAAMAEIEMELSARSDPVALHALVQATLAEAATLPASLAAERQGVAVRVGMAALSAEVKLRLCASPAAPTGGECAQMIAEAVEGFREANRLLPQIEDMIQRDNGEMLQLLKTGVQRAEAALASLPRKSGNDKR, from the coding sequence ATGAGTGAGCAGCCGCCATCGGCGCCGTCCACGAGCAGCGTGGACGTGGTTTCAGAGGCCGAGCGCGAGCGCTGGCAACGGGTCAGCGACATCGTTGCCGACGCGCTGGAGATTACCGATCCGGCCCGGCGCCGCGCGTTTGTTGAGGCTGCCTGCGGTGACGACTCTGCACTCAACGCCGAAGTCGGGCAATTCCTGCGTCTCGCCGACAGCGACGCTCACACGCTGGAGCGCACGCAGGTGGCGCAACAGGTGCGAGATGCGCTGGCGCAAGGACTTGGACCGGACGGTGCGGACAAGCCGGAGGTAGCCTGGATTGGCCGCCGACTTGGTGCCTGGGAAATCGTGGCCGAGATCGCCCGTGGTGGCATGGGCGCGGTGTTCAAGGCGGTGCGCGCCGACGATGCTTACCAGCAGGATGTGGCGATCAAGTTGATCCGTGACGGTCGCGAGCGGCCCGACGTAGTCGAACGTTTCGTGGCCGAGCGGCAGATCCTCGCCAGTCTCGATCACCCCAACATCGCGCGCCTGCTTGACGGTGGTAGCACCGCAGAGGGGTTGCCATATTTTGTGATGGAGTACGTCGACGGCGAGCCGATCACGCAATATGCGCAAGCGCGTGCATTGCCGCTCGGGCAACGGCTGGCGCTGTTCGAGGCGGTGTGCGCCGCAGTGCAGTTTGCCCACCAGCGGCTCGTGGTGCACCGCGACCTGAAGCCCGGCAATATCCTGGTGACGAAGGACGGCGTGGTCAAGCTGCTCGATTTCGGCATCGCGAAGCTGGTTGAGGCCGACACCGGCGCTGCACTCGTCACCCAGCAGGTGATGACACCCGCGTACGCCAGCCCGGAACAGGTCCGCGGCGAAGCCGTCACTACTGCCACCGACATCTACGCGCTCGGCGTTGTGCTGTATGAGTTGCTGACCGGCACCTCGCCGTACCGGGCCAGGTCAACGCAGCCGCTGGATCTGGCGCGCGAAATCTGCGAGCGCAGTCCCGATGTGCCGAGCAGCGCGCTGACGCCCACACTGGTCAGCGGTGCTGCTACCCCGGCCTTGCCATCAGCAGCGCTGCGCCGCCTGCGCAACGGCGTTCGCGGCGATCTCGACAACATCGTGCTGATGGCGCTGCGCAAGGAGCCGGAACGGCGCTATGCGTCCGCCGAACAACTCGCTGACGATGTACGCCGCTATCGCGCGAGGCTGCCGGTGCGCGCCCGAGCCGATACCTTCGGCTACCGCACCAGCAGGTTCGTCTCACGTAACCGCTGGGCCGTAAGCTTTGCCGCGCTCGCGGTCGTGGGATTGCTCGGCGGCATTGCTGCGACCGCGTGGCAGGCCCGTGAGGCACGGCTGGCGCAGGCGCGCGCAGAACGCCACTTTGCCGATGTGCGCACTCTGGTCAACGGATTCATCTTCAAATTCTTCGACCAGTTGCAGGAGATTCCCGGTACCAGGGCCGTGCAGAAGGAAATGGTAGATACCGGCGCCGAGTATTTGTCGGCGCTGGCGAAGGACTCAGCGTCAGACCCGGCGCTGGCACTTGAGGCGGCCAAGGGCTTTATCAATCTGGCGAAAGTGCAGTCTCGGGACCTGGCCGATGCGAAATCGCAAGCGGCCTTGTTGCAGCGTGCACTTGCTTTGATTGGACAGGCTGCAGCGAACGGTGCTGATGCGATGCAGCGCATCCGGCTGGAGCTGGCGGCCCGCACCGAGCTTGCCGCTGCGCTGGTGAACGCCAGTGATGCCAGGGAAGCGGGCGTACAGCGTGCAGCGGCGATCAGTTTGGCGCGTACCGCGGTGACTTTCGCGGCCAATGAATCGATGCAATTGGCCCGCGCCGATGCACTGATCGAAGCGGCGAGACTGGGAGCGGTTGACGTACCGTCAGCCGAACGCTGGTCGCTGGCGCAAGAGGCGCTGGCCATTCATCGGGAGCTGGCACAACGCCGCCTTGCCGCCGATCTGCATGCCGAGGTGGAAGGCAAGCGTGCGATCACCACGCTTTACGTCGCGACCGTTGCCTCGGAGCACGCACCGCCCGAGATTGCGAAAGCGACGGCGCGACAACTGGGCGATGAGGCAGTTCGCGCGTTCGAAGCGCTGAATTTCGCCCGCCCGGGGCAAGTCGGCACTCTGGCCAACCTCGCGTTCGCCACCTCAATGGCGGCCGAACTGGCCCGCGAGGCAGGTGATCTCAACGGCGCACGAAACGGTTTTCGGCGTGCCCGCGAGCACGCGCAGGCGTTGGCCAGACTCGAGCCAAATCTGGCGCAAGCAAAGCTGAACTCCGTTGCCGCCGCGATGGCCGAGATCGAAATGGAGTTGTCAGCAAGGTCCGATCCGGTGGCACTGCACGCGCTGGTGCAGGCGACTCTGGCCGAAGCGGCCACCTTGCCCGCCAGCCTGGCTGCGGAGCGTCAGGGGGTTGCCGTGAGGGTGGGAATGGCGGCCTTGAGTGCGGAGGTCAAGCTGCGCTTGTGCGCGAGCCCGGCTGCTCCCACGGGCGGCGAGTGCGCCCAGATGATCGCCGAGGCCGTAGAGGGGTTTCGTGAGGCCAATCGCCTGCTGCCACAGATCGAAGACATGATCCAGCGCGACAATGGCGAAATGCTGCAACTGTTGAAAACAGGCGTCCAGCGCGCGGAGGCCGCATTGGCGTCACTGCCGCGAAAAAGCGGCAATGACAAACGATAG